Proteins from one Bombus pyrosoma isolate SC7728 linkage group LG16, ASM1482585v1, whole genome shotgun sequence genomic window:
- the LOC122576277 gene encoding NACHT domain- and WD repeat-containing protein 1 isoform X1: protein MNLEVELIAGVIRGGPPPKNLPAPRLIKIFIAGERNEFIEERKQLLELVGPELQSIYDDMGIEVLLVDMQYATNVNPDRNPYLAEHFFDEIHAAYQHSRGCFLLLLIGDEYNVGWVPTKLTCETYDVLSSHCDNMQEYYECDSNDCYVLKAGRLGTAEDDWQNSEPTIRLTLKKAAEAAISQQCDDEEIKNILKSTAERQLEYALKLDETGDGVIAVTRSWKGKKAARAVSSLTSLVNSRLPPDNIINVEVDQKQGGINPDNRSHKGYLAHLCRLVMNRVQNLVNASIEADPEIKSKKKMVQEIYAESLMHLALLRQITPCEDNENVEKIKEFLIAGKSQKHGPILIKGSKYSGKSSLLSRIYADASSWLDCTTFKVVRLCASTPRSAYSLELLRVLCQHVGFLSGLLDGNLPKDASFDPLYLNNWLGQILRRIEEQPMMEQLVILLDDLHRLHPLECDIVAALSWLPLNLPPGVHLIVTTALPPEMLRLTPIQKERLRSNEILIELQDSGTDFHETENVFDMLEKLIGENAANRIGAILASTEYGLSETEILEVIMPTGGDGPLFLNEGLFNFGSWCLVRRTFNEYLKVRVMGGRLLFSWRYPIRDLARKRYFPNQETLKSYHGELANLFFSEDFEDKDDKSSPEEETPKKETPFQSRPRSQDTAYNMRHVEEAWLHLLRAGDVEKLKKLAVCAFDFLLASVQMISVSYLRCVLEHSRKYLLERDLELVYYTVRKSSDILTRDPLQLGAQLICWLRPVAEDGGDLVSRMVTAAMAWCDGYTAPLLVPLNGWLQPPLPLQIRTLSCPQGVKLVEAAPSGQHVIIIPFQGDAQLWHVMSGQLVHTFKGHSNPISCLAVTQHSQYLLTGSEDTSIIVWDMKELTLKLRIQEHIAPVLCLTSALKNSVIVSGGEDSRIIVTSLLTGDVLIKVDHHRGPVKSIRVDSAGEILVSGSSDCTVCLWCLERFTLLKSIVLPSAVTVLDVSADSVFLLAACEDQKLYLRSLATGTEVHTLRGHQGEVKSICLAKDCRRAIAGGAKGKVSVFDMHSGRLTRTLLANPSADVTAVKVTEKDDFLITASGDRVAYWSFRGEEIHAKPPKFVKEVSLHPHTAPISCLDISRDGAMAVTGGVDSLVNLWQLNTHELLSTFEGHIASVTCIAFSASGLFVASGSEDKTVRVWGLTLGLLVSTFRHQAPVTAVTSMFDGRRIVSSDRAGTIRVWAADTGTLIQSVCGPGRCFTVSSDMRYAVCGTGDNQLRIVSLGVGPEEKYQVSHSQEITCLVVTPDSQSLITGSRDMSLKVWQLAGGKLSQVLVGHTDHVTCVAVSVLDKSIVVSGSKDANLIVWDINTGSDLHTLKGHLGYVTCVKLSCDGTLAASGSEDKSLIIWDTKKGCSLSSIMLHVPVLGVEVATDMSRLALHLLEHKCMPILCLHNTPAQYVKLPDYVAPWCDTRDLRPPGRKRPNKRLLKKEVSLDSDTWHRKYGHLTSGVLTSSIEDGLQRRFSVSASMDEISKVGLTSSPSGLGPEQAALAQSQHFDQLEALWNKQSPPARPRAHGRTLSKQSSLQATRISDSEEEGVPD from the exons GTCCTACTGGTGGATATGCAATACGCAACGAATGTGAATCCTGATAGAAATCCGTATTTAGCTGAACACTTTTTCGACGAAATACACGCCGCTTATCAACACTCGAGGGGCTGTTTCTTATTG CTACTAATCGGTGACGAGTACAACGTAGGATGGGTACCAACGAAGCTCACTTGCGAAACGTACGATGTGCTTTCCAGTCACTGCGACAATATGCAAGAGTACTATGAATGCGACAGCAATGATTGCTACGTTCTAAAGGCTGGCAG ATTAGGAACAGCGGAAGACGATTGGCAGAATTCAGAACCAACGATAAGGCTGACATTGAAGAAGGCTGCGGAAGCTGCAATTTCGCAGCAATGTGATGacgaagaaattaagaatatattGAAGAGCACTGCGGAGAGACAGCTGGAGTACGCTTTGA aGCTGGACGAAACAGGCGATGGTGTAATAGCCGTGACACGTTCGTGGAAAGGCAAGAAAGCTGCCAGAGCAGTGTCTTCGTTGACGTCTTTAGTGAATAGTCGTCTCCCACCTGACAATATAATTAACGTTGAAGTGGATCAAAAACAAGGTGGAATTAATCCTGACAATAGGTCGCACAAGGGTTACCTGGCTCATCTTTGTCGGCTTGTGATGAATCGCGTGCAGAATTTGGTAAACGCTTCCATCGAGGCGGATCCGGAAATTAAAAGTAAGAAGAAGATGGTGCAGGAGATCTACGCGGAGAGTTTGATGCATTTGGCACTTCTGAGACAAATTACACCTTGCGAGGATAACGAGAACGTGGAGAAGATCAAGGAGTTTTTGATAGCTG gTAAATCGCAGAAACACGGTCCGATATTAATAAAGGGTAGCAAGTATTCTGGAAAATCATCGTTATTGTCAAGAATCTACGCGGATGCCTCTTCCTGGTTGGATTGTACCACGTTTAAAGTGGTTCGACTCTGTGCTTCCACTCCTCGATCAGCGTACAGTCTCGAGCTACTTCGAGTGCTCTGTCAACATGTAGGTTTTCTTTCCGGTTTATTGGATGGGAATCTTCCTAAAGACGCCTCGTTTGATCCGCTTTACTTGAACAATTGGTTGGGCCAAATTCTGAGGCGCATCGAAGAGCAACCAATGATGGAGCAACTGGTGATTCTTCTCGACGATCTTCATCGATTACATCCTCTTGAGTGCGATATCGTCGCTGCTCTGTCTTGGTTGCCCTTGAATCTTCCACCAG GAGTGCACTTAATCGTGACTACGGCTCTTCCACCGGAAATGCTGCGTCTCACCCcaatacaaaaagaaagactACGcagcaacgaaattttaatcgaactgCAAGATTCGGGTACAGATTTCCACGAGACAGAGAACGTTTTCGACATGTTAGAGAAATTGATAGGTGAAAACGCGGCTAATAGAATCGGTGCCATTTTGGCTTCCACGGAGTATGGTTTATCCGAAACGGAGATTCTTGAAGTGATCATGCCAACCGGTGGCGATGGGCCACTATTTCTAAACGAAGGTCTGTTCAATTTTGGCAGCTGGTGTTTGGTGAGGAGAACTTTCAACGAATATCTTAAG GTTCGTGTAATGGGCGGAAGGCTGCTTTTCTCCTGGCGTTATCCGATTCGCGACTTAGCCCGAAAAAGGTACTTCCCCAATCAAGAAACATTGAAAAGCTACCACGGCGAGTTGGCAAATCTCTTCTTCTCCGAAGATTTCGAAGACAAGGATGACAAATCATCCCCCGAAGAGGAAACTCCGAAGAAGGAAACGCCTTTCCAGAGCAGACCGAGGTCGCAAGACACAGCGTACAATATGAGACACGTGGAAGAAGCTTGGTTACATTTATTGAGAGCCGGAGACGTAGAAAAGTTAAAGAAATTGGCAGTCTGCGCGTTTGATTTCCTCTTAGCAAGCGTACAAATGATTTCTGTTAGTTACTTGAGGTGTGTTCTCGAGCATTCGAGGAAGTATCTGCTGGAGAGAGATTTGGAATTGGTTTATTATACAGTGAGAAAGTCCAGTGATATTTTGACAAGAGATCCTCTTCAACTTGGGGCGCAGCTAATCTGTTGGCTTAGACCTGTGGCTGAAGATGGCGGCGATTTG GTCAGCAGAATGGTTACGGCAGCTATGGCGTGGTGTGATGGTTATACAGCGCCATTATTGGTGCCATTAAATGGGTGGCTCCAACCGCCTCTACCTCTTCAAATTCGCACTTTGTCTTGTCCGCAAGGTGTGAAACTCGTTGAAGCTGCTCCTTCGGGGCAACACGTTATCATTATCCCCTTCCAGGGAGACGCTCAATTATGGCACGTGATGTCTGGACAATTGGTTCATACTTTTAAAG gGCATTCAAATCCAATTTCATGTTTAGCCGTGACACAACATTCGCAATATCTACTGACAGGCTCTGAAGACACTTCAATTATAGTGTGGGATATGAAAGAGCTGACCTTGAAGTTAAGAATCCAAGAACACATTGCCCCAGTTCTGTGCTTGACGTCCGCGCTCAAGAATTCAGTGATTGTCAG CGGTGGCGAAGATTCGAGGATAATCGTCACCAGTCTCCTAACCGGCGATGTTCTCATCAAAGTGGACCACCACAGAGGGCCAGTGAAATCCATTCGCGTCGATTCTGCGGGAGAAATTCTGGTTTCCGGTTCTTCCGACTGTACAGTTTGTTTATGGTGTCTAGAAAGATTCACATTGTTAAAAAGCATCGTTTTACCATCTGCCGTCACTGTGCTTGATGTATCGGCCGATTCGGTGTTCCTATTGGCAGCCTGCGAAGatcagaaattatatttgagaTCTTTGGCCACGGGAACTGAGGTTCACACGTTGAGAGGTCATCAAGGTGAAGTGAAAAGTATCTGCTTGGCAAAAGATTGCAGAAGAGCTATTGCTGGAGGAGCCAAGGGCAAGGTTTCTGTTTTCGATATGCACAGTGGACGATTGACGAGAACGTTGCTGGCGAATCCTTCGGCGGATGTTACCGCTGTCAAG GTGACGGAGAAGGACGACTTCCTGATAACAGCTTCCGGTGATCGAGTGGCTTACTGGAGTTTCCGTGGTGAGGAGATACACGCTAAACCCCCAAAATTCGTGAAGGAGGTATCGTTGCACCCACACACTGCTCCTATATCTTGTTTGGATATATCCAGGGACGGAGCAATGGCAGTTACCGGTGGAGTCGATTCTCTCGTAAATCTGTGGCAATTGAATACTCACGAATTGCTTTCCACTTTCGAAGGACATATCGCTAGCGTCACCTGCATTGCATTCTCAGCTTCTGGTTTATTTGTTGCTTCTG GTTCTGAGGACAAAACAGTTCGTGTATGGGGTCTGACCTTAGGTTTACTGGTATCGACATTTAGACACCAGGCACCTGTTACTGCAGTCACATCTATGTTTGACGGCCGAAGAATAGTGAGTTCTGATAGAGCTGGTACAATTCGAGTTTGGGCAGCTGATACTGGCACCCTAATCCAATCAGTATGTGGGCCTGGTCGCTGTTTCACTGTTTCTTCCGATATGAG ATACGCGGTATGCGGAACAGGAGACAATCAATTAAGAATAGTAAGTTTAGGTGTTGGTCCTGAAGAAAAGTACCAAGTGTCGCATTCTCAAGAAATTACTTGTCTAGTTGTTACTCCAGATTCTCAGTCACTGATTACGGGCTCGAGAGACATGAGCTTGAAGGTTTGGCAGCTCGCTGGCGGCAAATTATCTCag GTCCTCGTTGGTCACACGGATCACGTCACTTGCGTCGCAGTTTCTGTGCTCGACAAATCCATCGTAGTTTCTGGTTCTAAAGATGCGAACCTAATCGTCTGGGATATAAATACCGGCAGCGATTTGCATACTTTAAAAGGCCATTTAGGTTACGTAACCTGTGTAAAATTGTCATGTGATGGAACTCTAGCAGCGTCTGGAAGCGAAGACAAGAGTTTGATCATTTGGGACACGAAAAAGGGCTGTTCACTGAGCAGCATAATGTTACACGTCCCTGTGTTAGGTGTTGAGGTTGCCACAGATATGTCGAGGCTCGCGTTGCATTTACTCGAACACAAATGCATGCCTATTCTATGTTTGCATAATACTCCAGCGCAATATGTGAAATTACCGGATTACGTAGCACCTTGGTGCGATACCAGAGATTTGAGGCCACCTGGACGGAAGAGACCCAATAAGAGATTATTGAAGAAAGAAGTGTCATTGGATAGCGACACGTGGCATAGGAAATATGGCCATCTCACTTCAG GAGTTTTAACGTCATCGATAGAGGATGGACTACAACGACGATTCAGCGTAAGCGCTTCCATGGACGAGATCAGCAAAGTTGGACTAACGAGTAGTCCATCCGGTTTAGGACCGGAACAGGCTGCACTTGCCCAGTCGCAACACTTTGATCAACTCGAAGCACTTTGGAACAAACAGTCGCCACCTGCCAGACCTCGTGCTCATGGTAGGACCTTATCGAAGCAAAGTTCTTTGCAAGCTACGCGAATATCAGATTCTGAGGAAGAGG GTGTACCAGACTAA
- the LOC122576277 gene encoding NACHT domain- and WD repeat-containing protein 1 isoform X2, translated as MGIEVLLVDMQYATNVNPDRNPYLAEHFFDEIHAAYQHSRGCFLLLLIGDEYNVGWVPTKLTCETYDVLSSHCDNMQEYYECDSNDCYVLKAGRLGTAEDDWQNSEPTIRLTLKKAAEAAISQQCDDEEIKNILKSTAERQLEYALKLDETGDGVIAVTRSWKGKKAARAVSSLTSLVNSRLPPDNIINVEVDQKQGGINPDNRSHKGYLAHLCRLVMNRVQNLVNASIEADPEIKSKKKMVQEIYAESLMHLALLRQITPCEDNENVEKIKEFLIAGKSQKHGPILIKGSKYSGKSSLLSRIYADASSWLDCTTFKVVRLCASTPRSAYSLELLRVLCQHVGFLSGLLDGNLPKDASFDPLYLNNWLGQILRRIEEQPMMEQLVILLDDLHRLHPLECDIVAALSWLPLNLPPGVHLIVTTALPPEMLRLTPIQKERLRSNEILIELQDSGTDFHETENVFDMLEKLIGENAANRIGAILASTEYGLSETEILEVIMPTGGDGPLFLNEGLFNFGSWCLVRRTFNEYLKVRVMGGRLLFSWRYPIRDLARKRYFPNQETLKSYHGELANLFFSEDFEDKDDKSSPEEETPKKETPFQSRPRSQDTAYNMRHVEEAWLHLLRAGDVEKLKKLAVCAFDFLLASVQMISVSYLRCVLEHSRKYLLERDLELVYYTVRKSSDILTRDPLQLGAQLICWLRPVAEDGGDLVSRMVTAAMAWCDGYTAPLLVPLNGWLQPPLPLQIRTLSCPQGVKLVEAAPSGQHVIIIPFQGDAQLWHVMSGQLVHTFKGHSNPISCLAVTQHSQYLLTGSEDTSIIVWDMKELTLKLRIQEHIAPVLCLTSALKNSVIVSGGEDSRIIVTSLLTGDVLIKVDHHRGPVKSIRVDSAGEILVSGSSDCTVCLWCLERFTLLKSIVLPSAVTVLDVSADSVFLLAACEDQKLYLRSLATGTEVHTLRGHQGEVKSICLAKDCRRAIAGGAKGKVSVFDMHSGRLTRTLLANPSADVTAVKVTEKDDFLITASGDRVAYWSFRGEEIHAKPPKFVKEVSLHPHTAPISCLDISRDGAMAVTGGVDSLVNLWQLNTHELLSTFEGHIASVTCIAFSASGLFVASGSEDKTVRVWGLTLGLLVSTFRHQAPVTAVTSMFDGRRIVSSDRAGTIRVWAADTGTLIQSVCGPGRCFTVSSDMRYAVCGTGDNQLRIVSLGVGPEEKYQVSHSQEITCLVVTPDSQSLITGSRDMSLKVWQLAGGKLSQVLVGHTDHVTCVAVSVLDKSIVVSGSKDANLIVWDINTGSDLHTLKGHLGYVTCVKLSCDGTLAASGSEDKSLIIWDTKKGCSLSSIMLHVPVLGVEVATDMSRLALHLLEHKCMPILCLHNTPAQYVKLPDYVAPWCDTRDLRPPGRKRPNKRLLKKEVSLDSDTWHRKYGHLTSGVLTSSIEDGLQRRFSVSASMDEISKVGLTSSPSGLGPEQAALAQSQHFDQLEALWNKQSPPARPRAHGRTLSKQSSLQATRISDSEEEGVPD; from the exons GTCCTACTGGTGGATATGCAATACGCAACGAATGTGAATCCTGATAGAAATCCGTATTTAGCTGAACACTTTTTCGACGAAATACACGCCGCTTATCAACACTCGAGGGGCTGTTTCTTATTG CTACTAATCGGTGACGAGTACAACGTAGGATGGGTACCAACGAAGCTCACTTGCGAAACGTACGATGTGCTTTCCAGTCACTGCGACAATATGCAAGAGTACTATGAATGCGACAGCAATGATTGCTACGTTCTAAAGGCTGGCAG ATTAGGAACAGCGGAAGACGATTGGCAGAATTCAGAACCAACGATAAGGCTGACATTGAAGAAGGCTGCGGAAGCTGCAATTTCGCAGCAATGTGATGacgaagaaattaagaatatattGAAGAGCACTGCGGAGAGACAGCTGGAGTACGCTTTGA aGCTGGACGAAACAGGCGATGGTGTAATAGCCGTGACACGTTCGTGGAAAGGCAAGAAAGCTGCCAGAGCAGTGTCTTCGTTGACGTCTTTAGTGAATAGTCGTCTCCCACCTGACAATATAATTAACGTTGAAGTGGATCAAAAACAAGGTGGAATTAATCCTGACAATAGGTCGCACAAGGGTTACCTGGCTCATCTTTGTCGGCTTGTGATGAATCGCGTGCAGAATTTGGTAAACGCTTCCATCGAGGCGGATCCGGAAATTAAAAGTAAGAAGAAGATGGTGCAGGAGATCTACGCGGAGAGTTTGATGCATTTGGCACTTCTGAGACAAATTACACCTTGCGAGGATAACGAGAACGTGGAGAAGATCAAGGAGTTTTTGATAGCTG gTAAATCGCAGAAACACGGTCCGATATTAATAAAGGGTAGCAAGTATTCTGGAAAATCATCGTTATTGTCAAGAATCTACGCGGATGCCTCTTCCTGGTTGGATTGTACCACGTTTAAAGTGGTTCGACTCTGTGCTTCCACTCCTCGATCAGCGTACAGTCTCGAGCTACTTCGAGTGCTCTGTCAACATGTAGGTTTTCTTTCCGGTTTATTGGATGGGAATCTTCCTAAAGACGCCTCGTTTGATCCGCTTTACTTGAACAATTGGTTGGGCCAAATTCTGAGGCGCATCGAAGAGCAACCAATGATGGAGCAACTGGTGATTCTTCTCGACGATCTTCATCGATTACATCCTCTTGAGTGCGATATCGTCGCTGCTCTGTCTTGGTTGCCCTTGAATCTTCCACCAG GAGTGCACTTAATCGTGACTACGGCTCTTCCACCGGAAATGCTGCGTCTCACCCcaatacaaaaagaaagactACGcagcaacgaaattttaatcgaactgCAAGATTCGGGTACAGATTTCCACGAGACAGAGAACGTTTTCGACATGTTAGAGAAATTGATAGGTGAAAACGCGGCTAATAGAATCGGTGCCATTTTGGCTTCCACGGAGTATGGTTTATCCGAAACGGAGATTCTTGAAGTGATCATGCCAACCGGTGGCGATGGGCCACTATTTCTAAACGAAGGTCTGTTCAATTTTGGCAGCTGGTGTTTGGTGAGGAGAACTTTCAACGAATATCTTAAG GTTCGTGTAATGGGCGGAAGGCTGCTTTTCTCCTGGCGTTATCCGATTCGCGACTTAGCCCGAAAAAGGTACTTCCCCAATCAAGAAACATTGAAAAGCTACCACGGCGAGTTGGCAAATCTCTTCTTCTCCGAAGATTTCGAAGACAAGGATGACAAATCATCCCCCGAAGAGGAAACTCCGAAGAAGGAAACGCCTTTCCAGAGCAGACCGAGGTCGCAAGACACAGCGTACAATATGAGACACGTGGAAGAAGCTTGGTTACATTTATTGAGAGCCGGAGACGTAGAAAAGTTAAAGAAATTGGCAGTCTGCGCGTTTGATTTCCTCTTAGCAAGCGTACAAATGATTTCTGTTAGTTACTTGAGGTGTGTTCTCGAGCATTCGAGGAAGTATCTGCTGGAGAGAGATTTGGAATTGGTTTATTATACAGTGAGAAAGTCCAGTGATATTTTGACAAGAGATCCTCTTCAACTTGGGGCGCAGCTAATCTGTTGGCTTAGACCTGTGGCTGAAGATGGCGGCGATTTG GTCAGCAGAATGGTTACGGCAGCTATGGCGTGGTGTGATGGTTATACAGCGCCATTATTGGTGCCATTAAATGGGTGGCTCCAACCGCCTCTACCTCTTCAAATTCGCACTTTGTCTTGTCCGCAAGGTGTGAAACTCGTTGAAGCTGCTCCTTCGGGGCAACACGTTATCATTATCCCCTTCCAGGGAGACGCTCAATTATGGCACGTGATGTCTGGACAATTGGTTCATACTTTTAAAG gGCATTCAAATCCAATTTCATGTTTAGCCGTGACACAACATTCGCAATATCTACTGACAGGCTCTGAAGACACTTCAATTATAGTGTGGGATATGAAAGAGCTGACCTTGAAGTTAAGAATCCAAGAACACATTGCCCCAGTTCTGTGCTTGACGTCCGCGCTCAAGAATTCAGTGATTGTCAG CGGTGGCGAAGATTCGAGGATAATCGTCACCAGTCTCCTAACCGGCGATGTTCTCATCAAAGTGGACCACCACAGAGGGCCAGTGAAATCCATTCGCGTCGATTCTGCGGGAGAAATTCTGGTTTCCGGTTCTTCCGACTGTACAGTTTGTTTATGGTGTCTAGAAAGATTCACATTGTTAAAAAGCATCGTTTTACCATCTGCCGTCACTGTGCTTGATGTATCGGCCGATTCGGTGTTCCTATTGGCAGCCTGCGAAGatcagaaattatatttgagaTCTTTGGCCACGGGAACTGAGGTTCACACGTTGAGAGGTCATCAAGGTGAAGTGAAAAGTATCTGCTTGGCAAAAGATTGCAGAAGAGCTATTGCTGGAGGAGCCAAGGGCAAGGTTTCTGTTTTCGATATGCACAGTGGACGATTGACGAGAACGTTGCTGGCGAATCCTTCGGCGGATGTTACCGCTGTCAAG GTGACGGAGAAGGACGACTTCCTGATAACAGCTTCCGGTGATCGAGTGGCTTACTGGAGTTTCCGTGGTGAGGAGATACACGCTAAACCCCCAAAATTCGTGAAGGAGGTATCGTTGCACCCACACACTGCTCCTATATCTTGTTTGGATATATCCAGGGACGGAGCAATGGCAGTTACCGGTGGAGTCGATTCTCTCGTAAATCTGTGGCAATTGAATACTCACGAATTGCTTTCCACTTTCGAAGGACATATCGCTAGCGTCACCTGCATTGCATTCTCAGCTTCTGGTTTATTTGTTGCTTCTG GTTCTGAGGACAAAACAGTTCGTGTATGGGGTCTGACCTTAGGTTTACTGGTATCGACATTTAGACACCAGGCACCTGTTACTGCAGTCACATCTATGTTTGACGGCCGAAGAATAGTGAGTTCTGATAGAGCTGGTACAATTCGAGTTTGGGCAGCTGATACTGGCACCCTAATCCAATCAGTATGTGGGCCTGGTCGCTGTTTCACTGTTTCTTCCGATATGAG ATACGCGGTATGCGGAACAGGAGACAATCAATTAAGAATAGTAAGTTTAGGTGTTGGTCCTGAAGAAAAGTACCAAGTGTCGCATTCTCAAGAAATTACTTGTCTAGTTGTTACTCCAGATTCTCAGTCACTGATTACGGGCTCGAGAGACATGAGCTTGAAGGTTTGGCAGCTCGCTGGCGGCAAATTATCTCag GTCCTCGTTGGTCACACGGATCACGTCACTTGCGTCGCAGTTTCTGTGCTCGACAAATCCATCGTAGTTTCTGGTTCTAAAGATGCGAACCTAATCGTCTGGGATATAAATACCGGCAGCGATTTGCATACTTTAAAAGGCCATTTAGGTTACGTAACCTGTGTAAAATTGTCATGTGATGGAACTCTAGCAGCGTCTGGAAGCGAAGACAAGAGTTTGATCATTTGGGACACGAAAAAGGGCTGTTCACTGAGCAGCATAATGTTACACGTCCCTGTGTTAGGTGTTGAGGTTGCCACAGATATGTCGAGGCTCGCGTTGCATTTACTCGAACACAAATGCATGCCTATTCTATGTTTGCATAATACTCCAGCGCAATATGTGAAATTACCGGATTACGTAGCACCTTGGTGCGATACCAGAGATTTGAGGCCACCTGGACGGAAGAGACCCAATAAGAGATTATTGAAGAAAGAAGTGTCATTGGATAGCGACACGTGGCATAGGAAATATGGCCATCTCACTTCAG GAGTTTTAACGTCATCGATAGAGGATGGACTACAACGACGATTCAGCGTAAGCGCTTCCATGGACGAGATCAGCAAAGTTGGACTAACGAGTAGTCCATCCGGTTTAGGACCGGAACAGGCTGCACTTGCCCAGTCGCAACACTTTGATCAACTCGAAGCACTTTGGAACAAACAGTCGCCACCTGCCAGACCTCGTGCTCATGGTAGGACCTTATCGAAGCAAAGTTCTTTGCAAGCTACGCGAATATCAGATTCTGAGGAAGAGG GTGTACCAGACTAA
- the LOC122576278 gene encoding bifunctional 3'-phosphoadenosine 5'-phosphosulfate synthase 2-like produces MDQKNEVEGYNGKTNRVLATNVIKQIHHVSRERRGEACGKFKEFRGCTIWLTGLSGAGKTSISFELENYLVSQGLPAYSLDGDNLRHGLNRNLGFSKEDREENVRRAAEVAKLFSDCGVITICSFVSPFEADRRLARKIHEDFNLKFFEIFVKASVETCEARDVKGLYEKARKGMIKSFTGIGQEYETPKTPDLIVDTELHNLQTSTRMVIELLRTQAILPKTREQVQELFVDERRIEEARKEAENLPSIHITKVDLQWVQVLAEGWAAPLTGFMREYQYLQCQHFKTIEQNGDVINQSIPIVLPVSTEQKESYINAPALTLKYKGQDIAILRKPEFFAHRKEERCSREFGTNDLGHPYVRMIHESGDWLVGGELEVLERIRWNDGLDKYRLTPNEIRKKCREMEADAVFAFQLRNPIHNGHALLMQDTRRYLVEERGCKKPVLLLHPLGGWTKEDDVPLSVRINQHQSVLEEGVLHEDTILAIFPSPMLYAGPTEVQWHAKGRMMAGANFFIVGRDPAGLPHPDKSKTPDGNLYDGTHGSRVLSMAPGLQNLEIIPFRVAAYDSRKRKMAFFEPERSQDFIFISGTKMRNLAKSGENPPEGFMAPKAWQIVSDYYQKQLKN; encoded by the exons GTTCTCGCGACGAATGTGATCAAACAAATACACCACGTGTCGAGGGAGAGACGAGGGGAAGCCTgtggaaaattcaaagaattcCGTGGCTGTACGATTTGGTTGACAGGGCTGTCCGGCGCTGGCAAGACGTCCATCTCGTTCGAGTTGGAAAATTACCTGGTTTCTCAA GGACTGCCAGCCTACAGCCTGGACGGCGATAATCTTCGTCACGGTTTAAACCGGAACCTGGGCTTCTCGAAAGAAGATCGCGAGGAAAACGTGCGAAGAGCGGCTGAAGTAGCAAAATTGTTCTCTGATTGCGGTGTAATCACCATTTGCAGCTTCGTTTCGCCCTTCGAGGCGGACAGAAGGCTGGCGAGGAAGATACAcgaagattttaatttgaagTTTTTCGAGATCTTCGTGAAAGCTTCCGTGGAGACGTGCGAAGCCAGAGACGTGAAAGGCCTCTACGAGAAAGCTAGAAAAGGGATGATTAAAAGCTTTACAGGCATCGGACAGGAATATGAAACGCCCAAAACTCCTGATCTCATCGTGGATACGGAACTTCATAATTTGCAGACGTCGACGAGAATGGTGATCGAGTTGTTGAGGACCCAGGCAATTCTTCCCAAGACTCGAGAGCAGGTTCAGGAACTGTTTGTCGATGAGAGGAGGATAGAGGAGGCAAGAAAAGAGGCGGAGAATCTTCCGA GTATCCACATTACTAAGGTCGACTTGCAATGGGTTCAAGTACTCGCTGAAGGTTGGGCTGCTCCGCTCACAGGTTTCATGAGGGAGTACCAATATTTGCAA TGTCAACACTTCAAAACTATCGAACAAAATGGGGATGTGATTAATCAATCGATACCTATCGTGCTTCCGGTTAGCACAGAGCAAAAGGAAAGCTATATTAATGCACCGGCACTGACCTTGAAGTACAAAGGCCAAGATATCGCAATTCTGAGGAAACCAGAATTTTTTGCTCaccgaaaagaagaaag GTGTAGCAGAGAATTTGGTACAAACGACCTTGGACATCCTTACGTCAGAATGATCCACGAATCGGGTGATTGGCTGGTTGGAGGGGAATTAGAAGTTCTGGAAAGGATTAGGTGGAACGATGGTCTCGACAAGTACAGGCTCACGCCAAACGAAATTCGTAAAAAGTGCAGAGAAATGGAAGCGGATGCTGTTTTCGCCTTTCAGTTGAGAAATCCGATCCACAATGGCCACGCACTCTTAATGCAG GATACGAGAAGATACCTCGTGGAGGAACGTGGTTGTAAGAAACCAGTTCTTCTACTGCATCCTCTGGGAGGATGGACGAAAGAAGACGACGTACCATTATCAGTTCGGATAAACCAACACCAAAGTGTTCTCGAGGAGGGTGTATTGCACGAAGACACCATCCTCGCTATTTTTCCAAGCCCGATGCTTTATGCTGGGCCTACAGag gtgCAATGGCACGCTAAAGGAAGAATGATGGCTGGGGcaaattttttcatcgttGGTCGTGATCCTGCGGGTTTGCCGCATCCTGACAAATCTAAAACCCCGGACG GAAATCTGTACGATGGAACGCACGGCTCGAGGGTACTGTCGATGGCGCCGGGTCTTCAGAATCTCGAAATCATCCCGTTTAGGGTAGCAGCTTACGatagtagaaaaagaaaaatggctTTCTTCGAACCAGAACGGTCgcaagattttattttcatatcagGAACTAAAATGCGAA ATTTAGCAAAATCCGGGGAAAATCCACCAGAAGGATTCATGGCGCCAAAAGCATGGCAAATCGTTTCGGATTATTATCAAAAACAACTgaaaaactaa